The DNA segment TGATTGCTGACTGTTTAGATAAGGAAGACAGTATGCGTCTTATAAGATGTCCGAATTAAGGTTTTGTGTATTGGCTTTTGAGATCATTGAGAGCAATGTTAGGTGATTGGTTATGTTCTGTGTGCCACGTAGAAATTATATACCTGTCgtattttgttttacataaaaaCAGCTAAAGGATGCTTTTAATTTCTGCCGCTGATGAATTTTAGGCAGTTTGGCTGGCAGGTGCTTGTACTATGGAATTTCCCTTAGGCATAATATCTTTTCGTTCACAGATTATGGTAATTTAAAAAGGCAGTGctttggaaacaatttaaaaaaaaaatttgtgtgtatgtgggggggagTACCCTAAACAAACTGTCTTGATAGCCTGCCTTCAGATCACTACACAcataccccccacccacccctcatcCTTAGTCTTTTTAGCatctttttttcataataaagtttttaattttgagacaTTTATCTTGGAATTAGCCTAGAGGTTAGTCAGTGCTTATACTTTAAAGAAAGCCTACAGTTAACCATATCAGTTTTAACTTTCTGCTCCAAAggttagttaaaaacaaaactcaaaagttcttttaaataaaaattgtaacgAATGAAATTGTAGGGTTAGTATCTATAAGAAACATAACATTTTGGTGCAGGGTAtatgaacaaacaagcaaaatggAAGTGGTGTGCTTCCATTTATgaactattttaagaaaatcttttttaaaagattttattttagagggtgggggtaggggcagagggagagaatttttcaAGTTCACTCCCCGCTGAGTGCTGGACTGGCCggggacatggggctggatcccataacccatgagatcctgacctgaggtgaaaccaagagttggacacctacctaactgactgagccaccaggcattcCAAGAAAACAGTCTATTTAACATCACAATATTAGAACTATGATTTCTCATCTCATACTCTTTCTTAAAGAAAcaatgcagtatttttttaagtattaatctagtcttaagcattttttattcacataaaaatgtttatcatacaatattatttggggaattttttcttttaatttattagtTGTCTGTTGAAGGGCTTAAGATAGGCTAAAGTTATATAACAAGACATGAGTAGTAACTCAAATGGTTACTACAACATCTATGACATGAGTTAGAGTATTTTTTAGCATCCAAGTGGATTAATACCTATTTTGTGACCAGTACTGTGCTTGGTTGTTCTTATGGGAAGGACAAATAGAAGACATGCTCTTGTCCTGTAGGAGTTTACTATCTGGTTTTTATAGATATCCAGAGATGTTTAAGCATAAGTGAAGTACCAGAAATGGGACTAGAGGAGAGAAACACCATTTAGAATGCTGTGCTATGTATAAAGCATGTAACTTCTGAGAGGGAACATTTGGAGCTTGCTAAATTTACCTCTATAGAGCCTggctttttaaaacaatgaaataatttactTAGCAAACTTATGTTTAAGTTTGAGTAACATGTGGGAAAAGTACTCTCTTAACTTTATCCATGTGAGTCCATTTCTGTAACATGTAAAATTTCAATATTCATAAGAAATTTACAAAGAactttttgattttgaaatagattctaagacttttatttttttttaaagattttatttatttgaggggagcctgggtggctcaggcggttaagcgcctgccttcggctcaggtcatgatcccagggtcctgggatcgagccccgcatcgggatccctgctcagcggagagcctgcttcttcctctccctctgcctgctgttctgcctacttgtgcgtgctctctctctctgtcaaataaataaataaaatcttaaaaaaaaaaaaaaaagattttatttatttgagaagagagagtttgagccaggggaggggcaagcagataccctgctcagtggggagcctgatcccaggaccctaagatcatgacctgggcctaaggcactgagccacccaggcaccccctcgcCACACTTTACATACTTGGTTGTCAAGGGACATTTCTATCACTGCAGGAAGTTCTGACAGTGCTGTGCATGATCTGACAGGTGGGGAATTCAGTACTTCGCAAATCAGAAACACAACAGTAGTAGAGCCGAGAGGTCTCACATTTATTACTGAACCAACCTACTGGTGCAGAAGCAtagtcagagagaaaaatcatttccatgaTAAGTCTATGGCCAGGTAGGAAGGATGTTTACAGAATGATAGAACACATGATCTTCACGCAGCTTAATTAAATATGTATGCCAGTTAGGTGTGTCATCTCATGACGTGTGATGCCTTACAGACCCAGCTTGGTTCTTCTCCAGTGCCTCCTTTTGGAGTTGTACCTGATCTTACTACCAGTTTTCATCCGAATCCACTGGGGAATGGGacgattctgcttttgtttcttggccaggaatcGCTTGATTCTGAAAGTCTTGAGAGAAGACATGGCGAGAAGCAGCCAGCCACGCAGAGCAGGATGGCGGCGAAAAAGAACGATTCTAAGACTTTTAATACATCCATAATCTACTTCTTCAACTATTACATCAGTATGGAAGATTCCCAAATGTATAGTATATTTCTGTGTCTCTGTATGATCTCTTGTCCTGTAGTTTTAGCTCTCTCATTCTATTATAATGCCTTAACTTTGCATATTGCTTtatgctttatctcatttaatctgtacACTAATCTTGGGAGAgaagaaattattcttttatagatgaagaacctgaggttcagagagttcgattttttttttaaagactttttgaacccagagttttctttctcctttcttctttttttggtgggAGGCCTGATTTGTTGGATTTGTATCCAGtgaaaacaatacaaaagaagaaagaaaaataagttatctTTTCTGTAGCTCATCTGCATGTATGTTAACATGTTGGtatattttttagtctttttctatGACAATTTTTTGTGTAGTTAAAATCATACTATAGATAAAATTTTGCattctagttttttgtttgtttggatgccaaccatttttttcatttgaactcAGATTTTTCTGATAGTGTTCAATTTATTTTCCCTACCCTACTGCTGACTCTTCATGGTCCACTCATACATCTAACACTGAACTCTTTCTCTAAAAgagctgcttttcctttttttccactgtCTGTATCATCCAACCTTGAAATATCAGAACCATGTTTGATTCCTTCCCATTTTTGCCTACTACATTAACATCTCTTCTGGGACTTTTCAGTTCTTGTCACCTTTTCTCAtcccttaatttccttttctgtcactATAGGTCAGATACTTATTATTTCATGTTTGGATTACTGTATAGCCTAAGGAATTTccacctaattttttttattgggggGGTATGTGGCCTTCAGATTAATATTCCTAAAGCAGTACTTTGATTATGCCATTCTCTCTTTCAGCTTCATTGCCTTGATGACTGAATTCAAACACCTTAGCCTTGTTTTCAAGGTCTTCTGTTATCTCCTACAATCTTAACAAGTTCTGGCCAAAATGACCTGTTTCTTGTTCCCCAGATTCTGTTGGCGCTTTCTCATCCCTGTGACTATTCTCCATACCCTTTAAGGCCCAACTTAAATATTGTTTCCTTTCTAAACACCCTTCCTTATTTGTTCCCTTTCATTCCCAGCCCAAAGTATTGAACTTTTAACCTAAGAGAGTTCTTAGGCCACTTATTACAGaatctctcttcttataaggtaGAAATAATTATgacaagtcttaataaatattattagtcTTATTTCTCCAGCCAAATTATAAACCCATTGAAGGCTGACACTCTCATGTGTCTTTGAAATCTCACAGCACAATATTGGAGATTTTATGGTCCAGTAaaatctggggagaaaaaaacgGGACCAGTATATAATCAACAACTTACAGCCTTCACTTTCACCTTCACTTTCATAAAAGAGCTTTTGAAGATGAAATAATTATTGTACACAATCTGAGAATGGAGTCCTTTAAAAGATTACTCattatgttctcatttttttcattttacctgAAATGAGTGAAAACTTTGTCCCAGACTTTGTTGGGAATCTGGTGAAGAATTCATGCCAGCTTCTAGGGTAGTGTTTTTCAAATGTAGGTCTTGTGCATGACTTATTATTAtgaatttagaaattaatttatttggggTCAAgatcaacattaaaaaaaggaggaaaagaaagaaagattataaaatatcagTGCTTCACATGATACTGCTTCAAGaaacttttaatttcagttgTGTATGTTTGCCTTAGGTTGcagtataaaatttatttcttactgtgggtTATAGTCAGGTGAAATATGCACTTTTAGTGGCTGACCCCAATCCTTGAGAGAAGGTGGGAAGATTAACATCCACATGAAAAAGTGGATGAACAGTCAGAAGTAGTTACAATAAATTGTGTGCTCTGTTTTCGAAAAGTTTTTAGGATCTGAATATAATGATAGGAATATAGttaatagtaaaaatatattGATAGTTCTAGAATCAGTGTAGTTCAGGCAAACTATGTAGAAATATGGTTTCATAAAACTGGTAAGCTAGGGTATATTTTTTACTTTGCAGAAGGATTCactatgttgtgtttttttgttttttgttttgtttttaagctttccTGATGAAGCTGTCTGTGTCTTGACTGGTTCTTCACCTCATTAGCTGTTTGAAATCTGTCCAGTCTTTAAGGCATGGCTCAGtacatttgttttttctggaagctCTGCCTGATTATTCTAGTGTTGTACTCAAACCATGGTACTCTGGTGCTCCAAAAGTAGAGGAGGCTGAGTGAGTGCTTACACCTGAGGGATCTGGGAGTATAGCCAAAAACTGGAGtctatttaacttaaaaattcataTGATTATTTTGCAACCATTATAATAAGGAATGGTCCAGACAGGAATCATTGATAGATACTGAATCTAAGGGGATATTTTGATGAGGAGCAGGTTGTTTGCATAGTCTTAAATATCTCTTCATATATTGCTCTTTAGTTgcaaagaggttaaaaaaaaaaaagtaactctaTACAGtgatgaaaacaaacaacaccTTGAGTATGTGATCAAAATAAATAGCACTAGTGGACATTGTGTGCCTCTGAATGTAATGCCCTGAGAACACATCATTTATGTAGTACTCCAGCCAGGAATggataacctgaatctaatcgtGAGGGAACACTGAATCCAAATAGGGGaacatcctattttttaaaatggtggaaaaacttttttttttatgttaatgttataaagacacagaaagactGTGGAATGTTCCAGGTTAAAGGAGAATAGACATGACAACTTCTAGCAGTATGTGATCCTAGACTGGATCttatattagaaaggaaaatgctATAAAGGGTAGCATTGGATTATTTGGCAAAATTGAAATATGGATGGTAAGACTGGATAAAAGTGTTGCATCAGTGTTAAATTTACTGAAGGCGATAACTATCCTTAGGTTATGTGAGGGAGTAGTCCACACTGAAGTTTTTAGGAATAAAGGGCCATGATACATGAGCTACTCTCAAGTGGTTCAGAAAAAATGttgtaatatatgtgtgtgtatacatatatttctttgtatacatagctgtgtgtatgtatatgcaagGAGGGAGGATGCTTATGGGCAAGTAAAGCAAAtgagtaaaatgttaacaataggtGATTTGGTAAAAGCTGTATGggtattttttgtattcttcttacagcttttctgtaagtttgaaattatttttaaaaatcatgaactTTGCATTAAACTCCATAGTACAGcattttaaaagtatagaaaTGGCTCCTCTCTCTGACAGTTTCAGGCAAACTCATGGGATAAAACTGGCTGTAAGAATAGTTCCATATCATGTGGTTTCCTTTTATCCCTAGGCCTCAGTTTGAGAAACATGCCTCTGAGCTTGAGGCAGCTGTGGTTCAAATTTAGCCGACAGACATGTTTTGTTTGGCCTtttgagtgttttaaaaattgggaaatttcGCATAAAAATCTGAATCTCTGGAATGATCTTGCCCCTATGGGCTTGCATTCCAGATGATCACTAAGTGATGTGTCAGATAAGCAGTCTCAGTCCTTACCTTATATACCTACCTTGTTTCAGGTATTTACTTTATTGCCTGACCTCTGTGGGCATATGTTTGCAGCCTTTATTTAGCCCAAGAGGTGGTGGGGGTGTCTGTCTTCCTTGTGCTCATACAATTTGATTTGAGAATTAAGTTATTGAACTGATGCCCTGTCACCTTCTAATGTTGTAGTGTGTATATCCTATAAACAAAGTCATTCTCCTACATAATCATACTACAACCAAGAAAACtaggaaattaatattgataCATTACTACTATCTAATCATCAGACCCATTGAGATTTTGCTAATTGTCTTAATAATGTCTTTTATAGCAAGAAGATGCAGCTCAGAATCAaatgttgcatttagttgtcatgtctctttagtctccttcaaTCTGGAACTAGTAGCCTAGTCTTGGGTTTTATGACCTTGATACAAGATTACAGGCCAGTTGTTTTGTAGAAGGTCCCTTAATTTGATGTTTCCTCCTGATTCAGTTCATGTATCTTTGGCACAGATGCCACAGAGGTGAAATGTGTTTTGTCTCATTGCATCCTGTCCTATGGTGTATAACTTTGATTTGTCCCATTGCTGGTGATGTCCGCTTTGATCGTTTGATTAAGGTGATGTCTACCTGGCCTCTCCACTGTAGaagtactttaaatttttttgttgttgttattaataagtattttgtaGGAGTTGCTTTGaaactttgtaaatattttgttcctCATTGAACTTTCagtttattggtttatttatatctgtatgaaCTCAAGTATCCTATTTTTTTCAATGAGGTATAATCCATTActgtttattttgatgctcaCATTGGCCCCATTTTGGCTAGTGGATGCCCATTCATGCTAgcttctgcattcttttttttttttaagattttatttatttgacagagagagagagagtgcacaagcagggggagtggcaggcagagggagaggcaggctcactgctgaacagggagcccgatgtggggctcgatcccaggaccctgggatcatgacctgagctgaaggcagacgcttaaccgactgagccacccaggcgcccgtagcTCCTGCATTCTTTTGATATGTTCCATCATTCTTTGAGGACTTTCTTGCTTTTTGACCCAGTGAAATGATTTGGACATACAATTCAGCTCataatacatgcatatgtattttatataattttttttttaaagattttatttatttatttgagagagagagaatgagagagagcacgagagggaagagggtcagagggagaagcagactccccgctgagcagggagcctgatgcgggactcgatcccgggactccaggatcatgacctgagctgaaggcagtcgcttaaccaactgagccacccaggcgccctgtattttatataattttaagtagGGTTCAGATGAGAGTTTGAATTAAGtcattttgttagttaacattttttatgGTTCTTTAGTAATTTATAACTGCATAATATTTTATCTTACATTTAGAAATGGTGTTAAACTGGGGACTAGATCATTAATGTAAATTAGCTTGAAGACATTTGTCAGTGGGAAGTCATTCAGGATTATATTTGttactgttctttttctgtgtttaaacAATCAGCAGTTATCTTGGAGTAAGGTACTGTTAGGTACTGTGTGTATCAGGGCAGTTgggtaaaagaaaatgtatttaagcaGCAAAATCAACCATGTTTTTTTCCCACTTACAAAATTATGATCATCTTTCCTTCTCAGCAAGTATAAATATAAACTTCAGTGCATTGTATTCCATTATTTGGACATCTGGTCTCCTTAAGCTTTGTATATAGAACATAATTTAACTTATTGATGACAGATGGTGGTTATTATGGGCGTTGGACATGGTTCTTTACTGTGACACAGTGGTGCCTTCAAGAGCTTTCTGTGTAGGGCTGTTTGCTCCATACACTAAATGACTGTACATAATTATAACTGTTTTCCTTCCTGTTGCTTGTCACCTAGTGTCTGTGTGCTTTACCCTTTCCTCTCTTTATTGTATCATTTACGAAAGCTCACCCATAACATTTGCATTTATATCTCTTGAAAGATAAGGACTCTTCTTTCATTATCAGACCTTAAATTtgttcataatttcttttttcttaaaatttaattaaaaattttttaaaaagacttatttgagagagagacagcacaagcagggggagaggcagagggagagggagaaaagtagactccctgctgagctgggagcctgccatggggctcaatcccaggacctggagatcatgacctgagctgaaagcagatgtttaaccatctgagccacccaggcacccctgtccgtaatttcttaatatcaaataCCCAGTCAAATATCTTGATTGTCTCATAAGTGTCATTTTACAGTGGTTTAAATCAGGATTCAATTAAGATCCAAACATTGCATTTAGTTGCTGTGTCTCCTAAGTCTTTTagtatttttcccttccctttccttttctctttgcaatttgttgaagaaaccagaCCTTTTGCTCTGTAGAGTTTAATACAAGTGCTAATTGTATCATTTggtgtttttaaaacatgtttctttgtcttttgtatattctttaaattgaaaattttggatttttgtatattttatgtatttcagtgTGTTGCCATTACTCTTTTTGTGCTCACATTTTCCCATCATTGATCTGTGGAAGC comes from the Zalophus californianus isolate mZalCal1 chromosome 8, mZalCal1.pri.v2, whole genome shotgun sequence genome and includes:
- the LOC113937210 gene encoding 60S ribosomal protein L39-like, with translation MSSLKTFRIKRFLAKKQKQNRPIPQWIRMKTGSKIRYNSKRRHWRRTKLGL